The region CATCGATCCGGGTGCCGGCGACACCGGTATCATCGCCAGCAATCCTGTCTCGATCGACGCGGTCATCGCCGACGAGTTGGACGTCTTGGGAACAGAGGACGCTGCCTCGATTGGCACCTTCGTCGCCGTCCAGCCCAACGGGACGGCCATCACACGAAAGAACTGGGCCCGCAAGGCACTTGACTACGTCGCCGCGTTCCACGCTCCTGGCAGCGACACCTTCCCCCACGCCGACCTCCGTTACAGGGCCGACGACCCGACGCTCAACGCCCGAGCTCTTCCCGCTGCCGACTTCACGGCGGCGAGCGTGCCGGTGGAGATCTTCGGCCTGGACAGCGATCTATTCCTGACCCCTCCTGAGTCGATTGGTAGCGAGCTGCGCTCGGATGAAGCATATGCCGAGGCACTCTCAGGGATTCCGGGCCGGATCAACGTGAACACCGCGCCGCTCGGCGTACTGAAGCTGCTGCCGAGTGAGGTCGTCGCAACAACAGGATTGACCGCAGCAGGGACGCTCGCCACGAATGCCGAGTTCCTCTTCGACCCGCTCGCGGCCGATGGCGATGGGCTCTTCGATTACCTCAATGGCCCGTACGACTATGTAGCAAGTCGCGACGGAGCACGATTGCCGTTCTTCGGAGCAGCGGGCGAGGCCATCAACGATTCGTACGACCTGCTTTCCGTCCTGCCGGCGGTATCTGCCACGGCAGACGACGAGAAGCCGTTCGTAGCCGACGTGACCGGGCGGATCGACGGCGCGGCGGTCGACGCTGGCGTGTTCACTGACGAGACGCAGTTCTTCGACTACGACGGCTCGCTCGATATCAACGCGACGGTCGACACCACCGAGGCCGCACTGGGCGACGTGATCCGTCTGAGCAATCTCACCTCTCGTCAGAGCGATTCGTACACCGTCTACATCGTTCTCCAAGCTTGGGAGAACGTCGACGCGCCCGCGGGCCGCCTGCCTCGCCTGGTGCGTCAACAGCGGAAGGCATTCATCGTCGATCGGAGCGGCGTCAGGCCGTTCTATGAGGATGCTGCAGGCAACGCACAGTCCTGGAGTGATGTCGCTGGTGAACTGAGTGGTGGCACCATCACTGTCGATCAGTTTTACAGCCGGTTGACGCAGGATCTTGAGACGACGAACGTACCGGTTCGCTGAGCAGGCTCAGCGGTTCACCATAAACAACGCCACCTGCTTGAAGAACGGCATCGTCGCCGTAGCAAAGTCAGCAGGAACGTCGCCAGCGTCGGCGGCTTTGGTGATGGCGGAGCGCATCAGTTTCAGCCAGCGACCCGCTGCCGCGTCGTCGATGGGGAAGGGCATGTGCCGCATTCGCAACCGTGGGTGGCCGCGTTCCTGGGAGTAGGTCGACGGGCCGCCGAAGCGTTGGATGAGGAAGAGCTTCAGGCGTCGTTCGGCACCGTCCCAGTCGTTGTCCGGGTACATGGGCGACAGGATGTCGTCTTGGCGGACGCGTTCGTAGAACCGCCGGACGACCGAGGCGATCCCGTCTTCGCCGACGGCGTCGTAGAGCTTGAGAATCGGATCAACCGGCAGCTCGGCCACTCCAAAGACTAGTGACGATCGCGACGCCGGCGGCGGCGGTCTTCGAGGACGAACGGCTGCGGGTTGACGTAGCTCCAGAGGGCGATGATCGACGTCACGCCGGCCATGGCGACGGGCAGAATGCCCTTCGGGTCTGCCTTTCGGACGTTGTCGCCGCAACATGCCCGTGCCAGTCCGTAGCCGACGGCAACCGCTGCGATGGCGGCGGCGCCGGGAGCCAGCACCTTCTTGGCGAACTCGATTTCCTGCTCGTCGGCCTCGTTTTCCTTGAATTTGCCCAGGAGTTCTCGTGCGTCACGGAGCGTCTGCATGCCGGCTAATTCTACGAACGCCATGCCATGGTCGCCGTGGTTGCGTCAATTCGTGTGAAGGCTGAGGGTTCGCACGGTGCTTCGGCAACGCAGTTGCAGGTCAGACGGCGTGGAAAAAGCAATTCAGATCGACACGTCGTCGCGCGAAAGAATCCAAAGCCGGCTGTCAAAGCTGTTTCCCGCAGCGGCCGAGCGCGATGACCGGCTCTCACCGCACCTCGGCGGCCTCGCAGAGGCGAAGGGTCGGCTGGATGCCGTCCGGCCGGAGCAATACGCCAAGACGCGGAACCACCTCGTCGGAGCGGTCACGCAGCTTTCGCCGTACATCCGACATCGCGTGATGAGCCCGTCGCAGGTGCGGGACGCGGCACTCATGAGAGTCTCGCACCCTCGACAGGCCGGCAAGCTCGTGCAGGAGCTGGCTTGGCACGACTTCTTTCAGCGCGTCTACGCGGCCGTCGGGGAAGAGGGCGTCTGGGATGATCTTGAGCCATGGAAGACCGGTCACGGACCGAGCGACTATGCCGACGAACTGCCTGCCGAGATCGAGGCGGGTGAGACGGGCGTCGATTGGGTCGATCACTTCGCCCGGCAGTTGTCCAAAGAGGGTTGGCTGCACAATCACGCTCGGATGTGGCTTGCCAGCTACGTCGTTCACGTCCGACGCGTCCGTTGGCAGGAGGGTGCTAGGTGGTTTCTTCGGCACCTGGTCGACGGCGATCCGGCGAGCAACAACCTCAGCTGGCAGTGGGTCGCGTCGACGTTTTCGTCCAAGCCCTACTTCATGAATCGCGGCAACGTGGTAAAGAACGCCGGCGACCTGTTCCCACCGCATGCGAAGAACGACCCAACCGACAAGCCATACGAACTGCTCGCGGCCGATCTGTTTCGCGACGGACCCGAAGCGACACAGGACGTGGGTGAGGGTCTCGGCATCGACTTGAAGCGTGTCGCCGCCGAGAGTTCAGGAGGATCGCGACGACAAGATGGCTCGGTGACTTGGGTCCACGAAGACATGCTGCGTCCTGACCATCCCGCGGTCGACGGTACCGATGCCGCAGTCTTCGTGTTCGATGACGAGGCGATCGACGATGTCGGCATGACGCTCAAGCCGCTGGGCTTCGTTGTCGAGTGCCTTGCCGATTTGCAGAACGTCACGCTGCTTCGATCTAATGACTTTGGCGGGTCCGTCGCCGCGGCGGTGCGATCGTTCGCCGAGGGCCGGCCAGTTGTAACGGGGCAAACGCCCTCGGGCCGACGTCGGGCGATCGGGCGTGAGTTGGACGCGACAACGATTGAGGACGAATCGTTCGTCGAGCTGGAGGGTCGGGTCGATCTCAAGCGGTTCAGCCGCTACTGGCGATCGGCGGGGAAAGCCTTGCATGCGGCCGGGCACGCGTAGCGATACAGTCTGTGTGATGGATGACGCCGGCGACGAGTCGAACGAACCGCGGCAGCGCTCGTGGCTCTTTACCGGTCCTTTCGATAAGCGGCTGGCGTTTTTCACTGACACCATGCGGGCCATCAGCCGGCATCGCGACCCGCAGGAGCTGGTCGCCGACTACTACCGGCGCATGTACGAGGCGTTTCCGACCGACGGCTATCTCGCGGTGAGCCGGCGCGATCTGTCTTCGCCGAAGTACAAGATCACCCGCAGCAGCACTTGGGGCATCGACTTCAATCCGTGGCTCGACGGCGATACCAAGCCGCTCTTCGATCGTGGGCTTCTCGGCAAGCTGATCTACGAAGGGCAACCCGCAATTTTCGACGATCTTCGCGGGGCGTACGAGCCCGATGATCCGGCGGCGGAGTACCTCGACGGCATGCGGTCGATGACGGCCGTCCCGATGTTCGATGACGGTGAGTCGCTGAACATGGTCGTCTTCTTGCTGAAGGAGCCCAACGGCTTCGATCGCGATCGACTGCCGGATCAGGTCTGGGTGCACAACCTCTTCGGCCGGGCGACGAACACACTGGTTCTTCGGAAGCAGATCGCCAAGACGAATCATCAGCTTCGCGACGCCAACGAGGCGGTTGGTAAGATTCAGAAGACGCTGCTGCCAGAGCGATTGCCCGAGATCACGGGCGTTCGGCTCGGAACGTTTTACGACTCGAGCGAGCAGGCGGGGGGTGACTACTACGACTTTTTCGAGATTCCTGGTGGAAAGCTGGGCATCTTCATGGGTGACGTCAGCGGCCACGGGACGCCGGCGGCGGTGCTGATGGCCGTTGTGCACGCGATCGCCCATGCAATCGAAAACCCGCCGCACCCCGATCCGCCCGGTCGGCTGCTGGCCCACCTGAACCACCACCTCTGCGAGCGGTACACGCGTCGCGGCGGGACTTTCGTCACCGCGTGGTACGGCATCCTCGATCCAAAGACGCGCAAGCTCACGTTCGCCAACGCCGGCCACCCGCCGCCACGGTTGAAGCACGACAACACGCGCGACGACGACAAGGCCGGCAAGACCGGGCCGCTGGTGGCGGGGCGGGCCCGGAGTCTGCCGCTGGGTATCGATCCGCACGAGACGTTCCCCGAGGGCGAGGTTCAGCTAGAGTCGGGCGACGTGCTCGTCGCGTATACAGACGGCATCACTGAAGCCCGCGAGCATGGCGGCCGCGGAATGTGGGGCATCGAGGGTTTGGATGCCTCGCTGTCAAACTGTCGTTGCGGGCCGAAGACGCTGATCGATGACCTGATCCAGAAGCTGACCGATTACACGGGCGGCAGCGCGCCGGAGGACGACCGCACGATCGTCACGGCCAAGCTCGACTGACCTCAGTCGACGCCGTCCGCCTCTTCGAGCAGCTTTCGGAGGTACGCGTTTTCGCGCTTGGTCGCCTCGACGTCGAAGGCGAGGTATTTGACGCCAAGACGCAGGAAGTCGAGCGTCTCCTGCAGTTTGGCGATCGTGCCGACCAGGCGCTCGTGGCGAACCTTGGCCTCGTCGGCGGCGTGGCGCAGGCGGTTGCGTTCTGCGGCCGGGAGCGTGTCGATCTCCTGGAGCAAGCGATCGAGCGTGCGCGCGTAGTCGGACGTGCTGGCGGCCGGAGTGCGGTCGGTCATGCGTTTGGCACTTCAATGGCGGTGCCGCGGTCGTGCCGCGTGCCAGATCGGCTCGCGTCGGGGCGTTGTCAAGGTCAGGTGTGCCGGATGTTGCCACTTGGCAACAGGGCGAAGTGAGTCTGATGCAACGGAGAGACGCCGGTAAGATTCACTCGTGAGCGAAGAACCCGATCTTCAACGCCCCAAACGTCCCGCGCGCCCGGCCGCGCCCGCTGGGGCGAAGCGGCCGTCGCGTCCGACGGGCAACGACTCGCCTCGTCCGGCGAAAAATCGACCAGCCAAGCCCAAGCCGGGCGTCGAGGCGGCTCGGACGACGATTCCGACGTGTCTCGTCCTAGCGGTGTTTCTGCCGTTGTTTGCGCTGATTCGACTCGCAGCACCCTCCGACTCCGGCTGGGCGACCGGTCCGGCGTCGCTGAGCTGGCTAATGCTGCTTGTCGGATTGATTGCGGCGGCAGGAGCATTCCTGCTGATGCGGTTCGTGCAACGACAGACCGCGCCGGCACCGGCCCGCGCCCGCCGTGGGCGTTCGGCGTCCTCTTGACGTCAGAGACGGCTGAATTCAACCGGACAGGGTTGTCGCAGGGGCGTTCCGCCCACCGACAAGAGGTTCTGCGGTCGCTACGCTCAACGAGACCGGCACGCCGGGGGCGTGGTCGGACCATTCACGCGTCATGCTGCCGAACGTCACCAACTTCCTGCAGGCCTTTCGCGGCGTGCCGGCGTGGTTGATCGTGCTGGAACTGGTGATCATCGGGGCGGTCGTCTTCAGTGTAATTCGGTTCCTGCAAGGGACGCGCGGCGTTCGCGTGCTCAAGGGCATCGTCGTCCTGTTGATCACGTTTTACCTCGCCGTCCGCATCCTCGGCGGCGTGTTCGACACGGCCCGACTGGGCATTCTGTTCCAGCAGTTCCTCTTCTACGCCAGCTTTGCGGCCATCGTTGTGTTCCAGCCAGAGCTCCGCCGCGCGCTCATGCGGCTGGGCGAAACCCGACTGCTCCGAGCGGCCACCGGTGGGACCGACGAGATCGCATCGGTCGTGGATGCTTGCACGACGTTGTCCCGGCGTCGGATCGGGGCGTTGCTCGCGTTCGAGCGAGACGAAGGCCTCGCTGGATTTGCGGAGGATGCGACCCGCATCGACGCCGAAGTCTCGGCCCAGCTGCTGACGACGATCTTCTACCCCAACACCTCGCTCCACGACCTCGGCGTCGTGATCCGAGACGCGCGCATCGCCTACGCCGGCGTTCAGTTTCCGCTGGCCGAGAGTGGCGAGCTGACCGAACGCGAGCTTGGCAGTCGACACCGCGCGGCTGTTGGCCTGAGCATGAACGTCGACGCAGTCGTGGTGGTCGTTTCGGAGGAGACGGGCGACATCAGCGTCGCCGAGGGTGGCCGGCTTCATCGTCGACTGTCTCCGGAGCGGCTTTTGGAGATGCTGCACGAGTTGTTGAACCGCAGCGTGCCGCTGGCACAGTCGGATCGGCCTTCGACGATCACGGCGTCGGATCGCGAGACCTCGTCGGCTGCCACGCGGCTCGACAGCCTCAGCACGAAGCGGCCCACGTCGAACGCGATGAAACGTCCGGCCACACTTCCGCCGGCCAAGCCGCAAACACTCAATCTCAAGGCCCCGCGTCCGCACAAGCCGGCGACGCCCAGCGTCGCGCCGGCCGACATCCGCGAGACCAAGCCCGTCGGGAAGCCAGACGAGGCACCGCGTAAGAAAGCAGGCTGACGCCAGCCTGAGTCTCCTCACCAAATCGTCCTTCTCGCCGACCTCTAAACTCCCTCGTCATGGATCGCAGGACGCTCATCACGTTCGCCCAGACGCTTGCCTGGACGGTTCCGCTCACGCTGATCCTCTGGGTCTGGGCACAGGAGCAACAGATCGAGGAGCGCATCGTCTCCGGCATCACCGTCGAGTTCGGTGTCGACGAGCAGAACCTCTACGTCCGAAGGCCGAATCGCACCGGCGAGGACGCGGAACGGGTCGTCGCGTCGATGACACTCAGCGGCCCGCGTGCGACGCTTCAGGAGGTCGCCCGGCGACTTCGCGAGGACGAAGGCGGGCCGCGGCTCGACCTCGATCTGGAGCCCGCCGAGCGCGTCACGATCGATCTTCGCCGCGAGCTCGCGGATCTTCGTGTTTTTCGCGGCACGGGCGTGCGACTGACGGAGGTGGTGCCGTCGACGATGGACCTGACGGTCGATTCGATCACCGACGCTCCTCTGGAGCTCGTCCGCGCTGGCGAGCTCCCCGCCAGCGAAATCGTCGGCGGCGTGACCTTTGAGCCGTCAATCGTGCGACTTCAGGGCCCGTCGCTCGTCGTCACGGAGGCTGTGCGACTCGGCGTCGTCGCGAACGCGCCGTTGCCGGGGAGCAGCAAGTTCGGCCAGCAGACGATCGACATCCGGCCACGTTTGCCCGACATCATCCGGCAGCAGCTGTCCAGCCGATTCGGTCGCGATGCGGTCGACCGGTTGCGTCTTGTCCCGTCGCCGGTGCAAGCGACGTTTGAGCGTCGGAACCGCGAGATTGCGACGGGGGAACTGGATCTCGTCCCGATCTGGGTCGACAAGCCGGCTGCCATGGAAGGCCTGATGAAGGTCGAGATCGACCTTCCGAGTCCGATCGTCAACGGCGTTGCGATCCGCGGTCCGGCAGAGACGATCCGACGACTCACCGAAGGCGATCTACGCGAAACGGTCCGTGCCCGACTGCCGCTGACTAAGGACGACCGCAACAAGATGGGTCAACCAATCACGCGACAGCTCGTCTTCGATCTGCCAGAGGACGTCGAGCCCGTCAACGCAGCACCCGAGGTGGTCTTCACGCTCGTCCCAGAAGAGACGCGGTAGCGGCTGTACCATCGCCCAATGGGAGATCACAGAGCTTTCGGAGTCGTCCTCTTGTACTCGGTGCTCGCCACAACGCCGGTGTCGAGCTTCGCCAGCGTCGACTTCATTGCGGATGATGGCGACGCGAACACGAGCAGCGGGCCGAGCTTCGATGGCACCGACTATCTGTGGGGCAGTTACTTCACCGCAAGCGACCCGACCGCCATCGATGAGGTCAGCGTGGCCTTCGGCCGCGTCGATGCCGGGACGGCCGTCACGCTGTTGGTCTACGACGACCCCGATGGCGACTTCGATCCTCGGAATGCGACGCTCGTCGGCTCGCTTTCGGGCGTGAGTGGCTTCAGCAACGCGGAAAATCCGCTGCCAGACACGTTCACGAGCTACAGCTTTCCGATCGGTGGGGAGCCGGTCGTCTCCGGTGGCTTCTACGTGGCTGCGTTCATCAGCGGCGTCGATGGTGTCACCGCCGCTCCGACCCAGACGTTTGGCGAGGCACCGGCCCGTCGCGATTTCCAGACGGCGACCAACCAGGGCTTCAGCTTCTTCGGCCCTGAGGGTGAGAGCGATCTCACCGACCTGTCCAGCTTCCCCGTCTTTCAGCCGGTCGGCGATCCGACGATCTTCGGTTCGCTCGCGGGCAACATTCTCGTCCGGGCGCGCGGCACGGTGATTCCCGAGCCGACGAGTCTCGCGATGGTCTCAGTCGGCGGGCTCTTTCTGCTGCGTCGTCGTCGCTAAGCTGCCGCGTGGCCTTCTTCGCCAAGACGCTCGACCGCCTCAAGGGCGCGCTCAACAAGACCGCGGCTGTCCTGAATACGGACGTCCGCACGCTGTTCGTCCCGGGCCGGCAGATCGACCACGCCTTCCTGGACGAGCTCGAAGAGAAGCTCATCATCGCCGACACCGGCGTCAAGCGGGCCATGACGATCCGCGAGGCGGTTCAGGACCGCTGGCGTCTGGGCAAGATCAAGAACGCCGAGGAAGCCGCAGACATCGTCAAGTCGGAAATGCTCCAGGGTTGGAGCGACGCGGCCACGCGCGAAATCCGCTACGCGGAGTCCGGCCCGACGGTCATCATGGTCTGCGGCGTCAACGGTGCGGGCAAGACGACCAGCATCGCCAAGCTTGCATGGCTCCTGAAGGAGCAGGCCGGCAAACGCGTCATGCTGGCCGCCGGCGACACATTCCGCGCCGCCGCCGTCGAGCAGTTGACGCTTTGGGCGGAGCGACTGGGCATCGAGATCGTCAAGCAGCGCCAAGGCGTCGACCCGGCAGCCGTCGCCTACGACGCGTGCGAAGCAGCCGTGGCACGCGGTGTGGACGTTCTCATCGTCGACACCGCCGGCCGGCTCCACACGCAGCAAGGCCTCATGCGGGAGCTGGGCAAGATTCGCAGCGTCATCGCCAAGAAGATCGACGGCGCCCCGCATGAGACCATCCTCGTTCTCGACGCAACGACGGGCCAGAACGCGATCAGCCAGGCCAAGCACTTCAATCGCGAGGTCGACGTCACCGGCCTGTTCCTGAGCAAACTTGACGGCTCTGCGAAGGGCGGCGTGGTCGTGGCGATTCGCGACGAGCTGCAGCTGCCCGTCAAGTTCATCGGCCTGGGTGAGACCCCGCAAGACGTCGAGACCTTTGATCCGGATCGGTTCGTCGAAGCACTGTTCGAGCGCGCGGCCCGAGGTTCGTCCACGAACTCAGCAGTTTCTGATAACCTTGGCCTTCCCCTCGGGAGACCCAATGTCAGCACTTCGCCTCGCACTGCCGTTCCTTCTGCTTGCCCTCTTCGCATCGCCCGCGCTCGCCCAGGACAAGGCTTCGCCGGCCGACATCCGCAAGCTACGCAGCCACTCGATGGAGGCGAAGAATCAAGTCCAGCGGATGCAGTACTACATCCTGGAGTGGAAGGGCCTTGGCAGCCAGGTCGGCGACTCACGCGTCGCGACGTTCAACCAGACGGCGGAGAAGTTCGCGACCGCATATAAGGCAGGGGCAGAGCTGGCCTCGACGATGCCAGGGAGTGACCCGCAAGTCGCAGCGCTGGTCGACGAGCTCAACGCATCGCTGGCTGGGTACAACAAAGCCATCGCCGACGCGACGGCTTTACTCGAAGGGGCCAAGAAGGCCGTCGAAGATGTCGGCGGCATGGCAGCCATTCGCGAGGACATCGAACGCATCGACGCGATCGCGAATCAGTTCGGAGCGTTTGAGGCCATCCTCCAGCAAAGGCCGGCTGACGCCGCGGCGCTGCTCGGCGAGCATGCTCCGGCGTTGAAGGAGATCGAGGCATTCGAGAGCAAATACGCCGAGTTTTTCAAGCAGAACAACGCTGACACGGCACAGATCCGTCGTGAGCTGCAGTCGGCCCGTGGCACGCTCGACGGCGTGACGCAGCTGAAGACGCAGTACCGCGAGTGGGTCATCGACCGCGCCTCCCGACAGATGGAAGAGGCTGCGATGATCATCGAACGCGGCGTGGCGGAGCGTCGCCCCGCGTTCTTCGGCGAGAACGGTGGCGTGACGCAACAGCTGAGGATGTCGGACGACCTGGTGAAGCTCGCCGTCGCGATCGATGCCGGTTCGGCGATGCCGCTGGTCGAGCAACTGGGTGCCCTGAAGGCCAAGGGCAAGCAGGCCGGCGACGCGCTCAAGGCCGAAATCATCGCCGCCAACCTGCTCCCTTCCGACGCCTACCGCGGATCGGATGCCGACGCCCTGAAGGCCGAGGCCAAGCGTCTTTGGCTCGAGCGAAATCCAGGCGACGAGGTCGTGCACGTCGCGATCCCGACGCCGCAGTGGAAGCGTGAGACGAAGTGGACTTGGTTCAACGACGCTTTCTACTTCACCGATCGCAGCGACCTCCAGGCCGCTGTCGTCTTCAAAGCCAAGAGCGAGACCGGCGAGCCGGAGCTGCACTGGTATCCGGTCGACATCACCAAAGATCACCAGAACGGCGACGCGTTGAAGTTTTCGCCGTGGGTCAAGGAGCCGCTCGACCAACTCACCGTCCACCGCCGACTGTTGCCGGACAAGCTGAAGCACTAGCGTCGTTCATGGCTGTGTCGAGCTATGGCGACATCCAACGCTTCGTACTCGTCAGCGATCTCGACGGGACGCTGATCGATCACGAGCACGTCGGCCCAGAGGCTGATCCGAAGTTGGCGGACTTCGCCCGGAGTCTGGAAGCGGCAGGCAAGCGGCTGACACTGTGGTTCAACTCGTCCCGGCCGATCGCGAGTCAGCGGGAGTCGCTGGAGCGGGTACCGGGTCTGCCGGTGCCGCGATATCAGATCGGGGCGATGGGGACGCAGGTGGCGGATGGGGCGACGGGCGAGTTGATCGCCGACTACGGCCGCGAGCAGTTCGGCGATTGGCCGCGGGAAGAGGTGGAGCGGACTTGCGTCGAGACCTTCGGGCTCGTCCCGCACGCAGCCGCGATGCAGACCGCGTTTAAGGCCAGCTTTGACCTGCCTGACCCGCAGATGGCGAAGGCCATCGAATCAGAACTGCGCGGGAAAGGTATCGACGCCAAGATCGTCGTTTCCAGCGGACGTGACCTCGACATCCTGCCGCCGGCCGCGGGTAAGGCGGCGGCGATTCGATGGCTCGTCAAGCACGAAAACCTCGCGCCGGAGTCGATCG is a window of Planctomycetota bacterium DNA encoding:
- the cdaA gene encoding diadenylate cyclase CdaA → MLPNVTNFLQAFRGVPAWLIVLELVIIGAVVFSVIRFLQGTRGVRVLKGIVVLLITFYLAVRILGGVFDTARLGILFQQFLFYASFAAIVVFQPELRRALMRLGETRLLRAATGGTDEIASVVDACTTLSRRRIGALLAFERDEGLAGFAEDATRIDAEVSAQLLTTIFYPNTSLHDLGVVIRDARIAYAGVQFPLAESGELTERELGSRHRAAVGLSMNVDAVVVVVSEETGDISVAEGGRLHRRLSPERLLEMLHELLNRSVPLAQSDRPSTITASDRETSSAATRLDSLSTKRPTSNAMKRPATLPPAKPQTLNLKAPRPHKPATPSVAPADIRETKPVGKPDEAPRKKAG
- a CDS encoding globin is translated as MAELPVDPILKLYDAVGEDGIASVVRRFYERVRQDDILSPMYPDNDWDGAERRLKLFLIQRFGGPSTYSQERGHPRLRMRHMPFPIDDAAAGRWLKLMRSAITKAADAGDVPADFATATMPFFKQVALFMVNR
- a CDS encoding FAD-binding domain-containing protein translates to MEKAIQIDTSSRERIQSRLSKLFPAAAERDDRLSPHLGGLAEAKGRLDAVRPEQYAKTRNHLVGAVTQLSPYIRHRVMSPSQVRDAALMRVSHPRQAGKLVQELAWHDFFQRVYAAVGEEGVWDDLEPWKTGHGPSDYADELPAEIEAGETGVDWVDHFARQLSKEGWLHNHARMWLASYVVHVRRVRWQEGARWFLRHLVDGDPASNNLSWQWVASTFSSKPYFMNRGNVVKNAGDLFPPHAKNDPTDKPYELLAADLFRDGPEATQDVGEGLGIDLKRVAAESSGGSRRQDGSVTWVHEDMLRPDHPAVDGTDAAVFVFDDEAIDDVGMTLKPLGFVVECLADLQNVTLLRSNDFGGSVAAAVRSFAEGRPVVTGQTPSGRRRAIGRELDATTIEDESFVELEGRVDLKRFSRYWRSAGKALHAAGHA
- a CDS encoding HAD-IIB family hydrolase, with product MAVSSYGDIQRFVLVSDLDGTLIDHEHVGPEADPKLADFARSLEAAGKRLTLWFNSSRPIASQRESLERVPGLPVPRYQIGAMGTQVADGATGELIADYGREQFGDWPREEVERTCVETFGLVPHAAAMQTAFKASFDLPDPQMAKAIESELRGKGIDAKIVVSSGRDLDILPPAAGKAAAIRWLVKHENLAPESIVVSGDSANDLDMFDKPFRGIVVGNGHDDLRSQAPARAGDCYLAKGLVAAGVLEGLRHLGVLPDA
- the ftsY gene encoding signal recognition particle-docking protein FtsY; the encoded protein is MAFFAKTLDRLKGALNKTAAVLNTDVRTLFVPGRQIDHAFLDELEEKLIIADTGVKRAMTIREAVQDRWRLGKIKNAEEAADIVKSEMLQGWSDAATREIRYAESGPTVIMVCGVNGAGKTTSIAKLAWLLKEQAGKRVMLAAGDTFRAAAVEQLTLWAERLGIEIVKQRQGVDPAAVAYDACEAAVARGVDVLIVDTAGRLHTQQGLMRELGKIRSVIAKKIDGAPHETILVLDATTGQNAISQAKHFNREVDVTGLFLSKLDGSAKGGVVVAIRDELQLPVKFIGLGETPQDVETFDPDRFVEALFERAARGSSTNSAVSDNLGLPLGRPNVSTSPRTAVPSACPLRIARARPGQGFAGRHPQATQPLDGGEESSPADAVLHPGVEGPWQPGRRLTRRDVQPDGGEVRDRI
- a CDS encoding PEP-CTERM sorting domain-containing protein (PEP-CTERM proteins occur, often in large numbers, in the proteomes of bacteria that also encode an exosortase, a predicted intramembrane cysteine proteinase. The presence of a PEP-CTERM domain at a protein's C-terminus predicts cleavage within the sorting domain, followed by covalent anchoring to some some component of the (usually Gram-negative) cell surface. Many PEP-CTERM proteins exhibit an unusual sequence composition that includes large numbers of potential glycosylation sites. Expression of one such protein has been shown restore the ability of a bacterium to form floc, a type of biofilm.), translated to MGDHRAFGVVLLYSVLATTPVSSFASVDFIADDGDANTSSGPSFDGTDYLWGSYFTASDPTAIDEVSVAFGRVDAGTAVTLLVYDDPDGDFDPRNATLVGSLSGVSGFSNAENPLPDTFTSYSFPIGGEPVVSGGFYVAAFISGVDGVTAAPTQTFGEAPARRDFQTATNQGFSFFGPEGESDLTDLSSFPVFQPVGDPTIFGSLAGNILVRARGTVIPEPTSLAMVSVGGLFLLRRRR
- a CDS encoding transcriptional regulator — translated: MTDRTPAASTSDYARTLDRLLQEIDTLPAAERNRLRHAADEAKVRHERLVGTIAKLQETLDFLRLGVKYLAFDVEATKRENAYLRKLLEEADGVD
- a CDS encoding GAF domain-containing SpoIIE family protein phosphatase, which encodes MDDAGDESNEPRQRSWLFTGPFDKRLAFFTDTMRAISRHRDPQELVADYYRRMYEAFPTDGYLAVSRRDLSSPKYKITRSSTWGIDFNPWLDGDTKPLFDRGLLGKLIYEGQPAIFDDLRGAYEPDDPAAEYLDGMRSMTAVPMFDDGESLNMVVFLLKEPNGFDRDRLPDQVWVHNLFGRATNTLVLRKQIAKTNHQLRDANEAVGKIQKTLLPERLPEITGVRLGTFYDSSEQAGGDYYDFFEIPGGKLGIFMGDVSGHGTPAAVLMAVVHAIAHAIENPPHPDPPGRLLAHLNHHLCERYTRRGGTFVTAWYGILDPKTRKLTFANAGHPPPRLKHDNTRDDDKAGKTGPLVAGRARSLPLGIDPHETFPEGEVQLESGDVLVAYTDGITEAREHGGRGMWGIEGLDASLSNCRCGPKTLIDDLIQKLTDYTGGSAPEDDRTIVTAKLD